The Bacteroidales bacterium genome includes a region encoding these proteins:
- a CDS encoding nucleotide pyrophosphohydrolase yields MEDKEYTLKELQNITDHWIKSVGVRYFNELTNTVILMEEVGEFARIMARTYGEQSFKESDKNSSIEEEMADILWVLICLANQTGVDLNQAFIQKYNKRSIRDKERHQNNNKLK; encoded by the coding sequence ATGGAAGATAAAGAATATACATTAAAGGAGCTTCAAAACATTACCGATCATTGGATAAAATCGGTGGGTGTACGATACTTTAACGAATTAACCAATACGGTTATATTAATGGAAGAAGTTGGGGAGTTCGCTCGAATTATGGCCCGAACTTATGGAGAACAATCGTTTAAAGAGAGTGATAAAAATAGTAGTATCGAAGAAGAAATGGCCGATATTTTATGGGTATTGATTTGTTTAGCTAATCAAACAGGGGTAGATCTCAATCAGGCGTTTATTCAAAAGTATAATAAACGTTCAATTCGCGATAAAGAAAGGCATCAAAATAATAATAAACTTAAATGA